A single Dehalococcoidia bacterium DNA region contains:
- a CDS encoding haloalkane dehalogenase, translated as MPSAHPSAADPHPRRSIPVLDTTISFVDTGSGDPIVLLHGNPTSSYLWRNVIPHLSGMGRCLAPDLVGMGRSGKSGTGSYRFFDHARYLDAWFEALGLNRAVTLVGHDWGSALAFHWAHRHERAVKGVAYMEAIVRPLTWAEWPEQARRIFQGMRSGAGEELVLERNLFVERILPGSVLRGLTEEEMAVYRAPYVQPGESRRPTLTWPREIPIDGEPADVVAAVQAYADWLSASPLPKLFINADPGSILTGAQREFCRSWPNQTETTVRGLHFIQEDSPDEIGQALAAWYATL; from the coding sequence GTGCCCTCAGCCCACCCGTCAGCAGCAGACCCGCATCCGCGGCGCTCGATCCCGGTCCTGGACACGACGATCTCCTTCGTGGACACCGGCTCGGGCGACCCGATCGTCCTCCTGCACGGAAACCCGACGTCGTCCTACCTCTGGCGAAACGTCATTCCGCACCTGAGCGGGATGGGGCGCTGCCTCGCCCCCGACCTCGTGGGTATGGGGCGGTCTGGGAAGTCGGGCACCGGCTCTTACCGCTTCTTCGATCACGCCCGCTACCTCGACGCTTGGTTCGAGGCGCTCGGCCTCAACCGGGCGGTCACGCTCGTGGGCCACGACTGGGGCTCAGCCCTCGCCTTCCACTGGGCGCACCGCCACGAGCGCGCTGTCAAGGGCGTCGCCTACATGGAAGCGATCGTCCGCCCTCTGACCTGGGCCGAATGGCCGGAGCAGGCGCGCCGCATCTTCCAGGGTATGCGCTCCGGGGCCGGCGAGGAGCTGGTGCTGGAGCGCAACCTGTTCGTGGAGCGCATTCTGCCAGGCAGCGTGCTCCGCGGCCTCACGGAAGAGGAGATGGCAGTCTACCGCGCGCCGTACGTCCAGCCGGGCGAGTCCCGTCGCCCCACACTGACCTGGCCCCGGGAAATCCCCATCGACGGCGAGCCGGCGGATGTGGTCGCGGCCGTACAGGCGTACGCGGACTGGCTGAGCGCCTCCCCCTTGCCGAAGTTGTTCATCAACGCTGACCCCGGCTCCATCCTCACGGGCGCCCAGCGCGAATTCTGCCGGAGCTGGCCGAACCAGACGGAGACTACGGTCCGGGGACTGCACTTCATCCAGGAGGACTCTCCGGACGAAATCGGCCAGGCGCTCGCAGCCTGGTACGCGACCCTTTAG
- a CDS encoding proline dehydrogenase family protein: protein MESEIQALGRRLLEAARHREPLTLSPEWWQERVLNWATSDPDFRVKLLRFVDVLPALRSGRAVADHIRQYFRGPAPTLVHVGSELASAPVFRPVVSQIVRRGVYAMAHRFIAGETPDAAVPRLRELAADGVGYTVDLLGEATLSEAEADVYLQRYSELIEALSAKAPGPDGGVWQGVPRVNISVKLTALYSQFEPAAPDHVSKETRERLRPLMRRAREADAFINVDMEQYRFKDAVHRVFADMLLEPEFAEFTGAGIVVQAYLKDALADLERLRRLAERRGAPFSVRLVKGAYWEEERIVSSRNSWEPPVFEDKAATDANFERCTDALLDAWPQLRPAFGTHNPRSIAQAAVKARERGLRPEDIEFQMLFGMAEELRTAVAAEGYRTRVYVPVGQVIPGMAYLVRRLLENTSNQSWFVREALAGSPEELLAPPLPAKPAPASPRAAFVNAAPTPFFVPESREQMREALRHVESGFGRRYPLLLGGDEVARRPVAEVRYPADPARVVGLVAQASREDVDAAVAEARRAQPAWRDAPAAERATVLRRAAAILERRRFELAATMVFESAKPWHEADGDVVEAIDYLNYYAAEAERLGRPLPLGDVLGEENEYRLEGRGVAAIIAPWNFPLAIICGMTAGALASGCAAVLKPAAQSPIIAFKLVEALREAGVPDAVVQYLPGPGGEIGQALVEHPGVDNIAFTGSKEVGLGIVRAAAEVRQGQASVKRVLAEMGGKNAIIVDEDADLDQAVQGAVISAFGYAGQKCSACSRLIVCGSAYDEAVARLAATVESLVVGPAHDPATFVPPVIGASARERIEGYVQAGKSTARLLARGAAPEGPGYYVAPTVFVDVDPADRLARDEIFGPVLSVFRARDFSEALGLALDSEFALTGGVFSRNPRHIDEARRAFRVGNLYINRKITGAIVGRQPFGGLRMSGIGDKAGGPHYLLQFMEPRVISENTMRRGFAPEGHSQHTAQ from the coding sequence GTGGAGTCCGAGATCCAGGCCCTTGGCCGCCGCCTTCTGGAGGCCGCAAGACATCGCGAACCGCTGACCCTCAGTCCCGAGTGGTGGCAGGAACGGGTCCTCAACTGGGCGACCTCTGACCCGGACTTCCGAGTAAAGCTCCTGCGCTTCGTGGACGTCCTGCCGGCCTTGAGGTCCGGGCGCGCCGTGGCCGATCACATCCGTCAGTACTTCCGCGGGCCGGCGCCGACACTAGTGCACGTTGGCTCGGAGCTCGCCAGTGCGCCGGTGTTCCGCCCCGTTGTCTCCCAGATCGTGCGGCGCGGCGTCTACGCCATGGCGCACAGGTTCATCGCCGGGGAGACGCCGGATGCGGCGGTGCCGCGGCTACGCGAGCTGGCCGCCGATGGCGTCGGCTACACGGTGGACCTCCTGGGCGAGGCCACCCTGTCCGAGGCCGAGGCCGACGTCTACCTGCAGCGGTACAGCGAGCTCATCGAGGCCTTGAGCGCGAAGGCGCCGGGCCCGGACGGCGGTGTCTGGCAGGGCGTGCCGCGGGTGAACATTTCGGTGAAGCTCACGGCGCTGTACTCGCAGTTCGAACCGGCTGCGCCTGACCACGTCAGCAAGGAAACGAGGGAGCGGCTGCGGCCCCTGATGCGGCGCGCGCGGGAGGCGGACGCCTTCATAAACGTGGACATGGAGCAGTACCGCTTCAAAGACGCCGTCCACCGGGTGTTCGCCGACATGCTGCTCGAACCTGAGTTCGCGGAGTTCACCGGCGCCGGCATCGTTGTCCAGGCCTACCTCAAGGACGCGCTCGCGGACCTTGAGCGCCTGCGGCGCCTGGCCGAGCGGCGTGGCGCACCCTTTAGCGTGAGGCTGGTCAAGGGCGCCTACTGGGAAGAGGAGCGCATCGTTTCGTCCCGGAACTCCTGGGAGCCGCCGGTCTTCGAGGACAAGGCGGCCACGGATGCGAACTTCGAGCGGTGCACGGATGCCCTGCTGGACGCCTGGCCGCAACTGAGGCCGGCCTTTGGCACCCACAACCCGCGCTCGATCGCCCAGGCGGCGGTCAAGGCAAGGGAGCGCGGGCTGCGGCCCGAGGACATCGAGTTCCAGATGCTGTTTGGCATGGCGGAGGAGTTGCGGACGGCAGTCGCGGCCGAGGGTTACCGCACACGGGTGTACGTACCCGTGGGGCAGGTAATACCGGGCATGGCCTACCTGGTCCGGCGGCTACTGGAGAACACCTCGAACCAGTCCTGGTTCGTCCGAGAGGCCCTCGCTGGCTCTCCAGAGGAGCTGCTGGCCCCACCGCTCCCGGCGAAGCCTGCGCCCGCTAGCCCCAGGGCCGCCTTCGTGAACGCAGCCCCGACGCCGTTCTTCGTGCCCGAGAGCCGCGAGCAGATGCGCGAGGCACTGCGTCACGTCGAGTCCGGCTTCGGGCGCCGCTACCCTCTGCTCCTCGGCGGCGACGAGGTCGCCAGGCGCCCGGTGGCCGAGGTGCGCTATCCGGCGGACCCGGCGCGTGTCGTGGGCCTGGTCGCCCAGGCCTCGCGCGAGGACGTAGACGCCGCCGTGGCCGAGGCGCGTCGCGCCCAGCCAGCCTGGCGGGATGCGCCGGCTGCCGAGCGCGCCACGGTGCTGCGCCGCGCCGCGGCCATCCTCGAGCGCCGCCGCTTCGAGCTCGCGGCGACGATGGTCTTCGAGAGCGCGAAGCCCTGGCACGAGGCCGACGGCGACGTCGTCGAGGCCATCGACTACCTCAACTACTACGCGGCCGAGGCAGAACGGCTTGGACGCCCGCTCCCTCTGGGCGACGTGCTGGGCGAGGAGAACGAGTACCGCCTCGAAGGTCGCGGCGTCGCCGCGATCATCGCCCCCTGGAACTTCCCCCTGGCGATCATCTGCGGCATGACGGCAGGCGCTCTCGCTTCCGGCTGCGCCGCGGTCCTGAAGCCGGCGGCCCAGTCGCCGATCATCGCCTTCAAGCTCGTCGAGGCGCTGCGCGAAGCCGGTGTGCCTGACGCGGTCGTGCAGTACCTTCCCGGGCCCGGTGGCGAGATCGGACAGGCGCTGGTCGAGCACCCGGGAGTCGACAACATCGCCTTCACGGGCAGCAAGGAGGTCGGACTCGGCATTGTCCGCGCTGCCGCGGAGGTGCGGCAAGGCCAGGCCAGCGTCAAGCGCGTCCTGGCGGAGATGGGCGGCAAGAACGCGATCATTGTCGACGAAGATGCCGACCTCGATCAGGCGGTGCAGGGCGCCGTCATCTCGGCGTTCGGCTATGCCGGCCAGAAGTGCTCGGCCTGCAGCCGCCTGATCGTCTGCGGCAGCGCCTACGACGAGGCCGTGGCACGCCTGGCGGCCACCGTGGAGAGTCTGGTGGTGGGCCCCGCTCACGACCCCGCGACCTTCGTGCCGCCCGTGATCGGCGCCTCGGCTCGCGAGCGGATCGAAGGCTACGTCCAGGCCGGCAAGTCGACGGCCCGGCTGCTGGCGCGCGGCGCCGCGCCCGAAGGTCCGGGCTACTATGTGGCCCCGACAGTCTTCGTGGACGTCGACCCTGCTGACAGGCTGGCCCGGGACGAGATCTTCGGGCCGGTGCTCAGCGTCTTCCGCGCGCGCGACTTTTCCGAGGCGTTGGGGCTCGCCCTGGACTCCGAGTTCGCCCTGACGGGCGGCGTGTTCTCCCGCAATCCGCGGCACATCGACGAGGCCAGACGCGCCTTCCGCGTCGGCAACCTTTACATCAACCGCAAGATCACCGGCGCCATCGTCGGCCGCCAACCCTTCGGCGGCCTGCGCATGTCGGGCATCGGCGACAAGGCGGGTGGGCCGCACTATCTGCTGCAGTTCATGGAACCGCGCGTGATCTCGGAGAACACTATGCGACGCGGCTTCGCCCCGGAGGGCCACTCGCAGCACACGGCCCAGTAG
- a CDS encoding D-alanyl-D-alanine carboxypeptidase family protein: MQQPSRPLRTTSTPLRRQRRPAPRFPALAVFFLLGAISLGAWIGLGRSAGEDVQESAGTLCPDAACAGAQVEARPVAVVSGPTPCAYCGQDPNRWRSVAVGNTPPPEIGGKSAAIIEASCGALLYGFNENERRPPASLTKMAAAMATLKHARLNDMVEVKINGWDLASDDNSTIMGLEAGMRLSVQDLLYGMMLVSGNDAALALADHLGRDRFVGWMNDEVRRLGLVNTRFVTADGRDAPGHYSTALDMALLGRALLQEPFLKQVVNTKNYTPRWSGPTLWNNNEMIYAYSDAVGVKTGYTETADFTIVTGVQRNGRLLIASVFGSWNLYWDPVRLLNWAFENTRSACPS; encoded by the coding sequence ATGCAGCAGCCCTCACGTCCCCTCCGAACGACGTCAACGCCGCTGCGCAGGCAGCGGCGCCCGGCGCCTCGCTTTCCCGCCCTCGCGGTCTTCTTCCTTCTCGGCGCGATTTCGCTCGGGGCCTGGATCGGCCTCGGCCGTTCGGCCGGCGAAGACGTCCAGGAGTCAGCGGGGACACTGTGTCCCGATGCGGCTTGCGCCGGCGCCCAGGTGGAAGCGCGGCCCGTGGCCGTCGTCTCCGGCCCCACGCCCTGCGCCTATTGCGGCCAAGACCCGAATAGGTGGCGGTCGGTCGCCGTGGGCAACACGCCTCCGCCCGAGATCGGAGGTAAGTCGGCGGCCATCATCGAGGCCTCCTGCGGGGCACTCCTGTACGGGTTCAACGAGAACGAACGCCGGCCGCCGGCAAGCCTGACGAAGATGGCGGCGGCAATGGCAACTTTGAAGCACGCCCGGCTGAACGACATGGTGGAGGTCAAGATCAACGGCTGGGACCTCGCTTCCGACGACAACTCGACGATCATGGGGCTGGAAGCGGGGATGCGCCTGTCGGTCCAGGACCTGCTGTACGGCATGATGCTGGTCTCCGGCAACGACGCCGCGCTTGCCCTTGCCGACCACCTCGGCCGGGACCGGTTCGTCGGCTGGATGAACGACGAGGTGCGGCGGCTGGGGCTCGTGAACACACGCTTCGTCACCGCCGACGGCCGCGACGCGCCCGGCCATTACTCGACGGCCCTGGACATGGCGCTGCTGGGACGCGCCCTGCTTCAGGAGCCTTTCCTCAAGCAAGTGGTCAACACGAAGAACTACACGCCGCGGTGGAGCGGCCCCACCCTCTGGAACAATAACGAGATGATCTACGCCTACAGCGACGCGGTGGGCGTGAAGACGGGTTACACGGAGACGGCGGATTTCACCATCGTGACGGGTGTCCAGCGCAACGGCCGCCTCCTGATCGCTTCCGTGTTTGGGAGCTGGAACCTGTACTGGGACCCCGTGCGCCTTCTGAACTGGGCCTTCGAAAACACTCGCAGCGCCTGCCCGAGCTAG